Proteins co-encoded in one Chitinophagales bacterium genomic window:
- a CDS encoding SGNH/GDSL hydrolase family protein, with product MRQINLFILLATVIFLQVGCKKENPTNMTPNPPISETSEILYLALGDSYTIGQSVEEAERWPIQLAKNLQLVGIEVADPQLIAKTGWTTANLKDAIDEAELENNFDLVSLLIGVNNQYQGKSIEQYKVEFEELLITAVKLAKDNKKRVFVVSIPDYGATPFGAANAAAIGSEIDAFNVINKQITDKYSIQYFDITPISRQAKDNPALTAKDGLHPSGEMYRLWVELILEEVKGMLAK from the coding sequence ATGCGGCAAATAAACCTTTTTATCTTATTGGCAACTGTGATATTTTTACAGGTTGGCTGCAAAAAAGAAAACCCTACAAACATGACACCAAATCCACCTATTTCAGAAACTTCCGAAATACTTTATCTTGCTTTGGGGGACTCTTATACGATTGGTCAATCTGTTGAAGAGGCTGAACGTTGGCCCATACAATTGGCGAAGAACTTACAGTTGGTAGGTATTGAAGTAGCAGATCCTCAGTTGATTGCGAAGACAGGTTGGACTACTGCTAATTTAAAAGATGCGATTGATGAAGCTGAATTGGAAAATAATTTTGATCTTGTTTCGCTGCTGATTGGCGTGAATAATCAGTATCAAGGGAAAAGTATTGAACAATATAAAGTAGAGTTTGAAGAACTGCTGATAACTGCGGTGAAATTGGCAAAAGACAACAAAAAAAGGGTCTTCGTGGTTTCGATTCCCGACTATGGTGCTACACCATTTGGAGCTGCAAATGCAGCTGCAATCGGATCAGAAATTGACGCTTTCAATGTTATTAACAAGCAAATCACCGATAAATACAGTATTCAGTACTTTGATATTACACCTATTTCTCGACAAGCAAAAGACAATCCTGCATTGACTGCAAAGGATGGATTACATCCTTCTGGCGAAATGTATCGACTGTGGGTAGAGTTGATATTGGAGGAGGTGAAAGGAATGTTGGCAAAATAA